From Podospora bellae-mahoneyi strain CBS 112042 chromosome 3, whole genome shotgun sequence, the proteins below share one genomic window:
- a CDS encoding hypothetical protein (COG:U; EggNog:ENOG503Q37U), with protein MQAYTLPTRSYRRDDNTTASEPPFDLQTPSSDSYYSNRRSTTPLPFIRHHRNRRRLNQTIRNAGSSQENRPDNKENTPSNLPSYYSTYSLPRKPSPSPPPTERVRSPYRHRTFSFESPPASPELVVYANQGGLDLSCASPRDDLARHGISHAQIRSASSTYPSDERAQSPVSPPLTLGRKILSSLAGYGFSEADFDADASSEGEDHDGVEEGLYPGEKRLSREEGEIARVISAPKSSPPGVQSQVWGGAVFNFPAPPEEGEKEEDEGFALPAPESPLLVGLAVEDRMEQEGADEDASTRCLPRVSTAFSGFEGEHSSFVPPLQEEEQEHVSFGMQLRERISGHFRRGNGNHHHHRHHHHHKSGGSRAGGGGCGKGLERFKEESSKTNVGTDVKRWFVRGLKAGRKGVRRVKRGLNHHGDGDKGREGKMKREMRRVDEKLERERGKLRKKPGREGKGKKREGFRGRIWGLLV; from the exons ATGCAAGCATACACCCTCCCAACCCGCAGCTACCGCCgcgacgacaacaccaccgcttcCGAACCACCCTTCGACCTCCAGACCCCCTCCAGCGACTCTTATTACAGTAACAGGcgctcaacaacccccctccccttcatccgccaccaccgcaaccgcCGCCGTCTCAAC CAAACCATTCGCAATGCCGGGTCCTCCCAGGAGAACCGCCCCGACAACAAGGAAAACActccctccaacctcccgtCATATTACTCAAcctactccctcccccgtAAACCCAGCCCTAGTCCCCCCCCGACAGAACGAGTGAGATCTCCCTACCGCCACAGAACCTTCTCTTTTGAATCCCCGCCTGCATCTCCAGAGCTGGTGGTGTACGCCAACCAAGGGGGGTTAGATCTCTCTTGTGCATCCCCAAGGGATGATCTCGCCCGACATGGTATCAGCCACGCTCAAATTCgatcagcatcatccaccTACCCCTCCGACGAACGGGCCCAAAGTCCTGTCTCCCCGCCGTTGACGCTTGGGAGGAAAATATTGTCTAGTCTGGCAGGGTATGGATTCAGCGAGGCGGAttttgatgctgatgcttcttcggagggggaggatcaCGATGGAGTAGAGGAGGGTTTGTACCccggggagaagaggttgagccgagaggagggggagattgCAAGGGTTATATCCGCCCCgaaatcatcaccacctggGGTCCAGAGTCAGGTCTGGGGTGGGGCGGTGTTTAACTTTCCAGCACCGcccgaggaaggggaaaaggaagaggacgagggttTTGCTTTGCCGGCGCCGGAGTcacctcttcttgttgggcTGGCGGTTGAGGACAGGATGGAACAGGAGGGAGCGGATGAGGATGCTTCCACGAGGTGTTTACCCAGGGTGAGCACTGCGTTTTCGGGGTTTGAAGGGGAGCATTCTTCTTTCGTACCGCCGCTgcaagaagaggagcaagAGCATGTTTCTTTTGGGATGcagttgagggagaggattagTGGGCATTTTCGGAGGGGAAATGgtaatcatcatcatcatcgtcatcatcatcatcacaagtCGGGCGGCTCGagggctgggggtggtggttgcgggAAGGGTTTGGAACGGTTCAAGGAAGAAAGCTCAAAAACAAATGTTGGGACGGATGTGAAGAGGTGGTTTGTGAGGGGGCTCAAagcggggaggaagggggttaggAGGGTCAAGAGGGGGTTGAATCatcatggtgatggcgacaaggggagggaggggaagatgaaAAGGGAGATGAGGCGGGTGGATGAGAAgcttgagagggagagggggaagttgaggaagaagcccggaagggaggggaaggggaagaagagggagggtttTAGGGGAcggatttgggggttgttggtgtag
- the UBA1 gene encoding E1 ubiquitin-activating protein (EggNog:ENOG503NURC; COG:O; BUSCO:EOG09260ERO), producing MTDKKLPEEVDLVTRMQVDESVVGTTEIDESLYSRQLYVLGHEAMKRMGASNVLIVGQKGLGVEIAKNIALAGVKSVSLFDPAPVAIADLSSNFFLHPEDVGKPRDQVVAPRVAELNAYTPVHIHQSDSLGENLSQFDKYQVVVLTNTPQHLKILVGDYCHEKGIYFIAAETAGLFANIFCDFGNNFTVLDSSGENPVSGIVAGIDEEGLVSALDETRHGLEDGDYVTFTEVEGMEGLNGAEPRKVTVRGPYTFSIGDVSGLGQYKRGGLYQQVKMPKFISFKSISAAMKEPEFVISDFAKFDRPQQLHIGFQAVHAFAQTHGRLPRPMNDEDALVVISSAKQFAQAEGIEVEWDEKLLKELSYQATGDLNPMAAFFGGLAAQEVLKAVSGKFNPVQQFMYFDSLESLPTSVARTEELCQPIGARYDGQIAVFGREFQDKVANVRQFLVGAGAIGCEMLKNWAMIGLGTGPRGKITVTDMDSIEKSNLNRQFLFRPKDVGQMKSDCAARAVQAMNPELVGHIVTLKDRVSPETEHIFNEDFWNDLDGVTNALDNVEARTYVDRRCVFFHKPLLESGTLGTKGNTQVVLPKITESYSSSQDPPEQSFPMCTLRSFPNKIEHTIAWARELFESSFVKPAETANLYLTQPNYLETTLKQGGNEKATLEMLLDYLKNDRALTFEDCVQWGRMLFEKQYNNAIQQLLYNFPKDSVSSTGTPFWSGPKRAPDPLKFDVNNPTHYSFIVAATNLHAFNYNINVKNKTRQDYIQALESMIVPDFSPDSNVKIQADEKEPDPNAGAAFDDEAELSNLIKQLPDPKSLAGFKLTPVEFEKDDDTNHHIDFITAASNLRADNYKIEQADRHKTKFIAGKIIPAIATTTALVTGLVILELFKIIDGKDDIEQYKNGFINLALPFFGFSEPIASPKVEYTGPDGKVTFDKIWDRFEFNDVTLQELIDDFKSRGLEISMVSSGVSLLYASFFPPAKRKDKYPMKLSELVETVSKKKIPEHQKELIFDVVTEDADGEDVEVPYIKVKIR from the exons ATGACT GACAAGAAGCTCCCCGAGGAGGTCGACCTCGTCACCCGGATGCAGGTCGACGAGTCGGTCGTGGGCACCACCGAAATCGACGAGTCGCTCTACAGCCGACAGCTCTATGTCTTGGGCCACGAGGCCATGAAGCGCATGGGCGCTTCCAACGTCCTCATCGTTGGTCAAAAGGGTCTCGGTGTCGAAATCGCAAAGAACATCGCCCTCGCCGGTGTGAAGAGCGTCTCCCTCTTCGATCCCGCCCCCGTCGCCATCGCAGACCTCTCTTCCAACTTCTTCCTGCATCCTGAAGACGTCGGCAAGCCTCGCGACCAGGTCGTGGCCCCACGTGTCGCCGAGCTCAACGCCTACACACCAGTTCACATTCACCAATCTGATAGTCTTGGCGAGAACCTGTCGCAGTTTGACAAGTACCAGGTCGTGGTTCTAACAAATACGCCCCAGCACCTCAAGATCCTCGTCGGCGACTACTGCCACGAGAAGGGCATCTACTTTATCGCCGCCGAGACAGCCGGCCTGTTCGCCAACATCTTTTGCGATTTCGGCAACAACTTCACCGTGCTCGACTCCAGTGGCGAGAACCCCGTCAGTGGTATAGTGGCAGGCATCGACGAGGAGGGTCTGGTCTCTGCCCTCGATGAGACGCGGCACGggctggaggatggcgacTACGTGACGTTTaccgaggtggagggtatGGAGGGTCTCAACGGTGCCGAGCCCCGAAAGGTCACGGTCAGGGGCCCATACACCTTTTCCATCGGTGACGTGTCAGGTCTCGGGCAGTACAAGCGCGGAGGTCTCTATCAGCAGGTCAAGATGCCCAAGTTCATCAGCTTCAAGAGCATTTCTGCTGCCATGAAAGAGCCTGAATTTGTCATCTCTGATTTTGCCAAGTTTGATCGCCCACAACAGCTTCACATCGGATTCCAAGCCGTGCATGCCTTTGCCCAGACCCATGGTCGTCTTCCGCGGCCCATGAACGATGAAGATGCGCTTGTCGTGATCAGCTCGGCCAAGCAGTTCGCCCAAGCCGAGGGAATCGAGGTGGAGTGGGATGAGAAGCTCCTGAAGGAGCTCAGCTACCAGGCTACTGGTGACCTGAACCCAAtggccgccttcttcggcGGCCTCGCGGCTCAAGAAGTGCTCAAGGCTGTGTCTGGAAAGTTCAACCCCGTGCAGCAGTTCATGTACTTTGACTCGCTTGAATCACTCCCAACGAGTGTTGCCCGCACCGAGGAGCTCTGCCAGCCCATCGGTGCTCGCTATGATGGCCAAATTGCCGTCTTTGGCCGCGAGTTCCAAGACAAGGTCGCCAACGTCAGACAGTTCCTcgtcggtgccggtgctATCGGCTGCGAAATGCTCAAGAACTGGGCCATGATCGGTCTCGGAACCGGTCCTCGCGGCAAGATCACTGTTACCGACATGGATTCCATCGAGAAGAGCAACCTCAACAGGCAGTTCCTCTTCAGGCCCAAGGATGTCGGCCAGATGAAGAGCGACTGTGCCGCCAGAGCAGTTCAGGCGATGAACCCTGAATTGGTCGGGCACATCGTCACCTTGAAGGACCGTGTCAGCCCCGAGACAGAGCACATCTTTAACGAGGATTTCTGGAACGACTTGGACGGTGTTACCAATGCGCTCGACAACGTTGAGGCGAGAACATATGTCGACAGGAGATGCGTCTTCTTCCACAAGCCTCTGCTGGAGAGCGGTACTCTTGGTACCAAGGGCAACACCCAGGTCGTCCTTCCCAAGATCACCGAGTCatactcctcctctcagGACCCCCCCGAGCAGTCTTTCCCCATGTGCACTCTGCGCAGTTTCCCCAACAAGATCGAGCACACCATTGCGTGGGCTCGTGAGTTGTTTGAGAGCTCGTTTGTCAAGCCTGCCGAGACAGCCAACCTCTATCTTACCCAGCCCAACTACCTCGAGACCACTCTGAAGCAGGGCGGCAACGAGAAGGCCACCCTCGAGATGCTCCTCGACTACCTCAAGAATGACCGGGCTCTCACCTTTGAGGACTGCGTTCAGTGGGGCCGCATGCTGTTCGAGAAGCAATACAACAATGCTATTCAGCAGCTGCTCTACAACTTCCCCAAGGACTCTGTCTCGTCTACCGGCACCCCATTCTGGTCTGGGCCGAAGCGCGCGCCTGATCCGTTGAAGTTTGATGTGAACAATCCCACTCACTACAGCTTCATCGTGGCGGCGACCAACCTGCATGCCTTCAACTACAATATCAAtgtcaagaacaagacaaGGCAGGATTACATCCAGGCCTTGGAGTCGATGATTGTTCCCGACTTTTCTCCTGATTCCAACGTCAAAATTCAGGCCGACGAGAAGGAGCCT GATCCGAACGCCGGCGCTgcctttgatgatgaagctGAGCTGAGCAACCTGATCAAGCAGCTTCCCGATCCCAAGTCCCTTGCCGGCTTCAAGCTCACTCCTGTCGAGTTTgagaaggatgatgataccAACCACCACATTGACTTCATCACGGCCGCCAGCAACCTGCGTGCCGACAACTACAAGATCGAGCAGGCCGATAGGCACAAGACCAAGTTCATCGCCGGCAAGATCATTcccgccatcgccaccaccacggcgTTGGTCACCGGCCTGGTCATCCTTGAGCTGTTCAAGATTATCGACGGCAAGGACGACATCGAGCAGTACAAGAACGGCTTCATCAACTTGGCCCTGCCCTTTTTTGGCTTCAGCGAGCCGATTGCCAGCCCCAAGGTTGAGTACACGGGTCCCGACGGCAAGGTGACGTTTGACAAGATCTGGGACCGCTTCGAGTTCAATGATGTCACGCTGCAAGAGTTGATCGATGACTTCAAGTCCCGTGGCCTGGAGATCTCGATGGTGAGCTCGGGCGTGAGCTTGCTGTACGCGTCCTTCTTCCCGCCTGCGAAGAGAAAGGACAAGTATCCGATGAAGTTGAGCGAGCTGGTGGAGACGgtgagcaagaagaagattccCGAGCATCAGAAGGAGCTGATCTTTGATGTGGTGACGGAGGATGCggacggggaggatgtggaggtgCCGTACATCAAGGTGAAGATTAGGTAG
- the FKR3 gene encoding FK506-binding protein 1B (EggNog:ENOG503P4BA; COG:O) — protein MPHSCPSFSELVTTTFDSHTLHPPTTPTTPQINSIMGVTRITHVHGSGPSPAPGQTVVIEYTGWLKDASQPENKGQEFDSSVGQGDFSTQIGIGKLIRGWDEAVLDMRVGERATLDITSDYGYGEKGFRGHIPPNADLIFDVYLKAVQ, from the exons ATGCCACACTCTTGTCCGTCCTTTTCCGAGCTCGTCACGACTACCTTTGACTCTCACACTCTACAtcctccaacaactccaacaaccccacagATCAACAGCATCATGGGCGTCACAAGAATAACCCATGTCCACGGGAGCGGACCTTCACCTGCCCCTGGACAAACAGTCGTCATCGAGTACACTGGCTGGTTGAAAGACGCCAGCCAACCAGAAAACAAGGGCCAGGA GTTTGACTCCTCCGTCGGTCAAGGAGACTTTTCCACTCAGATCGGGATCGGGAAACTCATTAGAG GTTGGGATGAGGCGGTCCTCGACATGAGGGTTGGCGAGAGAGCCACGCTTGATATCACCAGCGACTATGGCTATGGCGAAAA AGGATTCCGCGGCCACATCCCACCCAATGCGGATCTGATCTT TGACGTCTATCTAAAAGCCGTTCAGTGA